One window from the genome of Anopheles merus strain MAF chromosome 3R, AmerM5.1, whole genome shotgun sequence encodes:
- the LOC121597958 gene encoding sphingomyelin phosphodiesterase-like produces the protein MKCQVSVLLGAALLCLVVLVLQPPTVRGDRLQPKGYKQTVEKLQQFYASFEQQVSREFRRWKQQGSMTPHFRHLIQASAIGKSERAQEIRELPTAREGPLCAICRGFGGSVLEFRREGASREEVFNTTVELCTMLNLQEESICRGLIDLNIDTILYIVDNRPELSSASLCAVVFQSGACVLDDPTFTEWQVELDPNGTPVTASKAGTAQRGPNDLKIVQITDLHFDPNYRPGYNAECGAPACCRESQGVPEDPAAGAGHWGDYRNCDTPWNAVEDLLERVAEEHADADFIYHTGDIIDHGIWETSIGYNVRSISRVVEKFRQTFGETPVYNILGNHEAHPTNVYELGEVTRPDFSTNWLYHLSADLWSQWLPQAAQQTIRLGGYYTALVSPGFRVIALNNNDCYTFNWWILFQPDALKGQLQWLHDVLLQAEQAGEKVHILAHLPISSDCFSVWQREYRRILERFRDTISAQFHGHTHKDEFNVFYASESPEHAVGVAWNGGSGTSHTNVNPNYVVYYVNPETYEVTDFESYAYNLTSANMSPDERPAWFRMYSFQEEYGLSDLSPAGVDEMIQRLGTPAGRDELRRYWEYKVKLADASLATDCAEECLLNHLCEIVTNQADDLRKCQELSETFFD, from the exons ATGAAGTGTCAAGTGTCGGTGCTGCTTGGGGCAGCGCTGCTGTGcctggtggtgttggtgctgcAGCCACCCACCGTACGGGGCGACCGGTTGCAGCCGAAAGGATACAAACAGACGGTGGAGAAGCTGCAACAGTTTTACG cGTCGTTTGAGCAGCAAGTGTCGCGGGAATTCCGCCGCTGGAAGCAACAAGGCTCCATGACGCCCCACTTCCGCCACCTGATCCAAGCGTCCGCCATCGGGAAAAGTGAACGAGCGCAGGAGATCCGCGAGCTGCCCACCGCTCGGGAAGGACCGCTGTGTGCGATCTGCCGCGGATTTGGCGGATCGGTGCTGGAGTTCCGCCGTGAAGGTGCATCGCGGGAGGAAGTGTTCAACACGACGGTCGAACTCTGCACCATGCTCAATCTGCAGGAGGAATCGATCTGTCGCGGGTTGATCGATCTAAACATTGACACGATCCTGTACATTGTCGACAATCGGCCGGAACTGTCTTCGGCGTCGCTGTGTGCGGTCGTGTTTCAATCGGGAGCTTGTGTGCTGGATGATCCCACCTTTACCGAGTGGCAGGTGGAGCTGGATCCGAATGGAACGCCCGTGACCGCATCGAAAGCGGGCACTGCCCAGCGTGGACCGAACGATCTCAAGATCGTACAGATTACCGATCTTCACTTTGACCCGAACTATCGGCCCGGGTATAATGCGGAATGTGGCGCTCCTGCCTGCTGCCGTGAGTCGCAGGGAGTCCCGGAGGATCCGGCAGCCGGCGCCGGCCACTGGGGCGACTATCGGAACTGTGATACACCGTGGAATGCGGTCGAAGATCTGCTCGAACGGGTAGCGGAAGAGCATGCCGATGCGGACTTTATCTACCACACCGGGGACATTATCGATCACGGCATCTGGGAGACGTCGATCGGGTACAATGTACGCTCGATCAGCCGTGTGGTGGAAAAGTTCCGCCAAACGTTCGGTGAAACGCCCGTCTACAACATTCTCGGCAATCACGAGGCCCACCCGACGAACGTGTACGAGCTCGGGGAGGTTACGCGGCCAGACTTTTCCACCAACTGGCTGTACCACCTGTCGGCCGATCTGTGGAGCCAGTGGTTGCCCCAGGCAGCGCAGCAAACGATCCGGCTTGGCGGGTACTATACCGCGCTGGTGTCGCCCGGGTTCCGGGTGATTGCGCTGAACAACAACGATTGCTACACGTTCAACTGGTGGATTCTGTTCCAGCCGGACGCACTGAAGGGCCAGCTGCAGTGGCTGCACGATGTGCTGCTGCAGGCGGAGCAGGCGGGCGAGAAGGTGCACATTCTGGCGCATTTGCCCATTTCGTCCGATTGTTTCAGTGTGTGGCAGCGGGAGTATAGGCGCATTTTGGAGCGTTTCCGGGACACGATCAGCGCCCAGTTCCATGGGCATACGCACAAGGATgagtttaatgtgttttacGCGAGCGAAAGTCCGGAGCATGCGGTTGGCGTTGCGTGGAACGGTGGTAGCGGTACGTCGCACACGAACGTCAACCCGAACTACGTCGTGTACTACGTCAATCCGGAGACTTAC GAAGTAACGGACTTTGAGTCGTACGCGTACAATCTAACCTCTGCCAACATGTCGCCGGACGAGCGTCCGGCCTGGTTCCGCATGTACTCGTTCCAGGAGGAGTACGGCCTGTCCGATCTTAGCCCGGCCGGCGTGGACGAGATGATCCAGCGGCTGGGCACTCCGGCCGGGCGCGATGAGCTGCGCCGCTACTGGGAGTACAAGGTGAAGCTGGCGGATGCATCGCTTGCGACCGACTGTGCTGAGGAGTGTTTGCTCAACCATCTGTGCGAGATTGTCACCAATCAGGCCGATGACTTGAGAAAGTGTCAAGAGTTGTCGGAGACGTTCTTCGATTGA